AGGCATAGAGATAGTACAATAAACGGTGGTCCACAAAGGAACCCGGGCATTCGCCCCTTAGCGATGCTACGAGGAAACCCTATTCCGATCGAATGGTGATTGCACTAGAAACCAGATAGTACAACAGACGGTAACAATAGCAGTATTACTTAGTGATTAATGTTTAGATTGGCCGTAAAACTAGGAAGCAATATTCGAAGTGGAGTAAGGAATGATGCAAACTGTGCGTAATGAAAACGATTCAATCGTCACGGACTGCCGGGTTTAGTGTAGTCGAAACGGTTTAAGGGTAGTGTTGAGTGTCTCGTTCGTCCACCAAAGGGGAGCAAACCCCTCGAGCCCAGGGAAAGCCCCGGAAAAGTCGTCAACAAACTCTGCCGCCACAGGATGCACGGCTATCCGTTCATGCAAGTCGTTCAGTACAGTGTGCCGACCTGTACGTGGGCACCACCGCCAGTCGACCCGTCGCGCCCTCCCTCGGCCACAGCGGGTTAATATTCCGGCGACATCGCAGCTACACGGCCGCCGTGTGATACACGCTTTGTGAATGGTGCTCTTTCTGACAGCTTGTTCTATTTTCCGCAGCTCCCTCGACGTCCGGCGTGCGGAAGTACGTCATCTGGTGTCTGATATGCGGTGGCATCTCCAGTCTGCTCGGTGTGCTCTTTCTGGGCATCTACTTCCTGCTCCGGTCGTACACCAGCACCGTGGGATACTTCGAAACGGTGCCAACGTTCGTGCCTGCGACACTGGTAGGTGCTTCCGGGGCTGTCAGCACCCACAACACGGGGACGACATAAAATAACTTGTCCCCCTTTCAATTTCAGCTCATGTTGACTGGCATCTGTATAATGAGTCTGGCGAGGCGAAGGAATCGATACAGTTACTTGGTACGTACACAATGGGTTCTCCTTCTGTCCACCGTGCCACTCACAAACGCTTCGCTTCATCCTTCACAGATCAAACTTTCGGGGGCCTGTGGACTGGCCTCCGCACTGACGTGCGCTCTCGtaacggtgacgacgacggtgttgCACATGAGCCGGTTGCAAGTCCTGCGGGAGTGCGAGTACACCCAGAAAACCCGGACGTGTACCTGCTACTCGGTGACGGCCGACAAGCAAACGGACGGTGTGGATGACAGCAGCGTGCGGTTCGTGTTCGACTCGACGTCCGACTGTGGTGTCGTGCACGGCGCACTGTACTCCTGTTTGCGGGCCGTCTTCGGACTGTCGGTGGCcggggtgctggtggccgttttCAGCTGCATGCTCGTGTACCAGCTGCTCAGCCACGAGCGCAAGAAGATGTACTGGGAGCAGTTGGAGTTACGCTGCCGCTCGCTCTACTCCGGCCAGCAGGGCGCTCCCTCCGTGCtgccgtccggtccggggatGCTTGGCGGTGTCGGTAGTGTTGCTGGCGGGACGATGGGCGGTGGTGGACGGGCCGGGAACTGTCGGTGCTGCGAGCAGTGCCATGCTCACCGGAATGCACTACCGTCGGCCTACCCTTGGGAAGGGGACAATCGATTCTGGACACCGGGACAGGCTGGTAACTTCTACTCTCCGAACCCGGGAGGTGACGAGCCGGGTGGAAGTGGTCGGTTGAATGCGAGTGGTCGCCGCCTGCCCGGCTGGAGCTGGCCCCGGATGCCCTGGCAGCGTAGTGATGCCGCACCCCAGCGGATGTCACCCCACAGTCCCGACTCGCAGTACGGTTTCTCCGGAAACCGGACGGGACCGGGGGCGGGTGGACCACCGGGTGTCGTCGGTACTTTACTCGGTGATTCCGTGCAGCCCCGGTACAACGTGATTGACCAACAGTACGGTATCTGGGGACCCCCACCACCGTACAGCGACCCGAACAGCCCAGCGCGCCGTGGTCGCTATCAGTACATCCACCCTGGCCAGTGTGGTCCGCCGTTGATTGACCCAAGCACCGTTGGAATGGTAggcccgggcaccgggcctCTGATGGCCGGTGGGGGAATGGCCCAGAACGGACCCGGATCGGGCATAACCATTCTCGAATGTCACCAGCACGCCGTAATGGGTGTCGACGTTCACGGTATTCCGCAGCAGTACATGCCCGGACCGCAACCGGGGGGCCATTCCAGTGCCACCAGCCATTCGACGCAACCGGCCCCTAATCATTATCCGCGTGGTGGCAACAGTTCGCCCGCGGGCTGTATCAATGCAACAAACGCCAGTGCGgccagtggcggtggcagcaaaCGGCAGCAAACGGGCGGTGGGTATGGCAAGGAGCGTACGCAAACGAAGGACAACTATGAAAACACACCGTCGGACAGTGATGGACCGGGGCGGGATCGGTTCTCCAACACGCTGCCGCTGCGGAAGGCAAAGAAGCGCGTCGAAGCCGGAGCGAAGAGCATCGGCCCGAACGTGGGTCAGCCGGCCAGTCGGGTGAACGTGCAGAACGTGTTCGGCGGGCCCAACCAAACGGCCAGTCTACTCGCGCAGACTAGTAACCCTTCGGCATCGCTGGAAACGTCCGAGAACGAGTACCACGAGCCGAGCCATCCGTCCAACACTGGTGGCAGCGGTACGGTGGCCGATTGTCTCAGTGGTGGTCCTGGATCGCCGATGGTTTCGCATCGATTGCTGGGCGGAGGAGGGATGCGCCCGGGAGCCATCGTACACCCGCCGAAGACCCGGCGGCTAAAGCAACCGGTCGGGATTGGTGGTGTGGAGAACAGTGGCTTCCAGACGGTGGAAGCCCTTGAAGCCGAAGCGGCCCTCAGCGGGGGTAAGCTCCTGGAGCCGACCGAATCGGAGGTCTACTTTGCCGACGTAAGCAGCTGCTGTAACATGTCCGTTAAGAACGACAACTACTACGAGGATGCGGGTCAAAAACGTAGCAAGAAggacaagcagcagcagcaccagcagcaccagcagcaccagcagcaccagcagcaaccggatcAAGCGGATGAGTACATTGCGCAGCGGTTCGGCAGGCGGGAACCTTCGGTGCGGAGTCGGCTCCCGTTCCCGCAGACCGCACTACCGCTGGGTGAGAAACCGCAGGTGATGCCCCGGTCCTCGCTGATCCCGAAGGACATCTCCCGCCAAAGCATGTGTTCAGTGGATTCGGGCGAGAAGACGGACTATACGGACCTCTCGCCTGCCACCCCCAGTACAAACTTTCCCTCGGTAGGTTCTAGCTACCCTTCGGAGGTAGCCCCCCGTAGCAGCGGTAAGCCGTCCCAGTCTGCTGCGCCGTCTGCAGCCGATGGCAGTCAGTCGGGCATCCGGGGCGACCACGAGACCCCGGGCAGCTGTAACTTTATTGCCTCGTACCCGTACTCCTCGAACGAGCAGAGCCAGGAGGCGCACCGGCGCTCGACGAAGAATCTGCACGACATCTTCCTGGCCCCCGACTCGCAGTACGAGGTAATCAAGGAATTGCATAGATTTAAGACGACCCCCCTCTCGCTAACACCCTTCGATccatcgtcatcaccatcgtcatcgtcctgcCAGGATTTGCCGGTGCCGTTCCCCAGCGTGCCCGCACCG
The nucleotide sequence above comes from Anopheles bellator chromosome 1, idAnoBellAS_SP24_06.2, whole genome shotgun sequence. Encoded proteins:
- the LOC131215674 gene encoding uncharacterized protein LOC131215674, whose protein sequence is MTVQLNDLPPIPAGAASSQSQHRYHLHHDPAYNITTAEADLDYNSDNSLAAVLHQQQQQQQQHLPAAVAPHHAHHHHHRYMPSSSSSCDNTKQPTHRGLGGSPGAGGSCDENTPSVLDINLDTKKISLATAHHGSRLSSPARFGSDERKYTNNHHRHHHHGHHIEVYSDGANVLDNSKLEEEISEDDRGPPLPPRPAPRTRTLQRMDPAPSTSGVRKYVIWCLICGGISSLLGVLFLGIYFLLRSYTSTVGYFETVPTFVPATLLMLTGICIMSLARRRNRYSYLIKLSGACGLASALTCALVTVTTTVLHMSRLQVLRECEYTQKTRTCTCYSVTADKQTDGVDDSSVRFVFDSTSDCGVVHGALYSCLRAVFGLSVAGVLVAVFSCMLVYQLLSHERKKMYWEQLELRCRSLYSGQQGAPSVLPSGPGMLGGVGSVAGGTMGGGGRAGNCRCCEQCHAHRNALPSAYPWEGDNRFWTPGQAGNFYSPNPGGDEPGGSGRLNASGRRLPGWSWPRMPWQRSDAAPQRMSPHSPDSQYGFSGNRTGPGAGGPPGVVGTLLGDSVQPRYNVIDQQYGIWGPPPPYSDPNSPARRGRYQYIHPGQCGPPLIDPSTVGMVGPGTGPLMAGGGMAQNGPGSGITILECHQHAVMGVDVHGIPQQYMPGPQPGGHSSATSHSTQPAPNHYPRGGNSSPAGCINATNASAASGGGSKRQQTGGGYGKERTQTKDNYENTPSDSDGPGRDRFSNTLPLRKAKKRVEAGAKSIGPNVGQPASRVNVQNVFGGPNQTASLLAQTSNPSASLETSENEYHEPSHPSNTGGSGTVADCLSGGPGSPMVSHRLLGGGGMRPGAIVHPPKTRRLKQPVGIGGVENSGFQTVEALEAEAALSGGKLLEPTESEVYFADVSSCCNMSVKNDNYYEDAGQKRSKKDKQQQHQQHQQHQQHQQQPDQADEYIAQRFGRREPSVRSRLPFPQTALPLGEKPQVMPRSSLIPKDISRQSMCSVDSGEKTDYTDLSPATPSTNFPSVGSSYPSEVAPRSSGKPSQSAAPSAADGSQSGIRGDHETPGSCNFIASYPYSSNEQSQEAHRRSTKNLHDIFLAPDSQYEVIKELHRFKTTPLSLTPFDPSSSPSSSSCQDLPVPFPSVPAPFGPGSSAGGGPASVAGSSSCTVTSGPTVPSQAKPKSPKNLNITPIKRQSLGTNISSIIQNLSGNDVGLLYHTSSYNQSDESVATGSAASSSGRREPNVHDVSASSNEDNEDTSNDERCGGGGGGGGGDRRL